In the Anastrepha obliqua isolate idAnaObli1 chromosome 1, idAnaObli1_1.0, whole genome shotgun sequence genome, one interval contains:
- the LOC129253433 gene encoding serine protease gd-like isoform X2 codes for MSAIFSVCERWLRLLWQDHIAASTGGHGRGACALHSTWTANVDPSPRSWSKLSYRLYTYYTDGNGLTSPNVPISLVPVELGSNGNYPASPQFQPIQPANQYPSLAPPQTVNTYPNTVPTHAFNTQTPPKSTQTTQGPNTPPNTSLASPNLEGICGREGTVIRGFVYGGVEVARGQFPWLTAIYKKDTDALSFKCGGSLVSRRTVISAAHCFRRLRAEQIVLYFGRYDLESYSEDGIESRNVDKLIIHPEYENDKPNADIALLQIEPIDKFSRYIQPICLWSETTESSLIVGRTATVVGWGYEGKRDQDISPLPKMVDVTVVSKQDCLSSSAAFQQLVTDNTICAGNRDGTGPCMGDSGGGLMVQRNGRWVLRGIVSVGQSSRQHCNLYEYVVYCDMAKYVTWVRQNFLD; via the exons ATGTCCGcaattttttcagtatgtgAACGATGGTTACGCTTACTTTGGCAAGATCACATTGCCGCAAGTACCGGTGGGCACGGCAGAGGTGCGTGCGCACTTCACTCAACGTGGACTGCCAACGTCG ATCCTTCACCAAGATCCTGGTCCAAGCTGTCTTATCGTCTCTACACCTACTACACTGACGGTAATGGCTTAACATCACCGAATGTGCCCATTTCGTTGGTGCCTGTGGAGTTAGGCTCAAATGGAAATTATCCAGCGTCGCCACAATTTCAACCTATTCAACCTGCCAATCAATATCCATCTCTCGCACCACCGCAAACTGTTAACACATACCCCAATACAGTGCCAACTCACGCATTTAACACACAAACACCACCAAAATCTACGCAAACCACACAGGGTCCCAACACACCACCCAATACATCACTAGCGTCACCTAATCTGGAAGGTATTTGCGGCAGAGAGGGCACTGTGATTCGTGGGTTTGTCTATGGTGGCGTCGAGGTGGCGCGTGGCCAGTTCCCCTGGCTAACtgctatatataaaaaagacaCGGACGCCTTGAGTTTCAAGTGTGGTGGTTCGTTGGTTTCGCGTCGCACCGTTATTTCAGCGGCACACTGCTTCAGACGCTTGAGAGCAGAGCAGATTGTGCTCTATTTTGGACGATACGATCTTGAAAGTTACAGCGAGGATGGCATTGAATCACGCAACGTAGACAAACTGATCATACATCCGGAATATGAAAATGATAAGCCTAATGCTGACATTGCACTGCTGCAAATAGAACCTATCGACAA attcTCTCGGTACATACAACCGATTTGCTTGTGGAGTGAAACTACTGAGAGTTCACTAATTGTGGGCAGGACTGCCACAGTTGTTGGTTGGGGTTATGAGGGCAAGAGGGATCAGGACATCTCGCCATTGCCTAAAATGGTTGATGTTACTGTGGTAAGCAAGCAGGATTGTCTGAGTTCATCTGCCGCCTTTCAGCAACTAGTCACAGACAATACGATTTGTGCGGGCAATCGTGATGGCACTGGCCCCTGTATGGGTGACTCTGGTGGCGGTCTGATGGTGCAGCGCAATGGCCGTTGGGTTCTGCGTGGTATAGTATCAGTGGGACAATCTTCGCGGCAGCATTGTAACTTATACGAATACGTTGTTTATTGCGATATGGCGAAGTATGTGACGTGGGTGAGGCAAAATTTTTTGGACTAA
- the LOC129253434 gene encoding serine protease gd-like: protein MQSYLLLSLLLLPRFSTAQSPVASPCEQQFSYVREGNDYFGQIKLDRLERGRTEIKVTLSQHNLLTSNYYGTITPYPDGQLQVTSVPALFRVHFPNPKNPPRLTKLSINGNEICSGPEYAPPSSWFQLTYIVNAYSGSLRPQVATPAPAPPAPAPAPTPKPAPRPIPTSTSVASAAPAQHSAAASPPKFSNIFLTQRVQQNTSFTCGTEGTVVRPFLHGGSELVRGQFPWMAAVYRKESVHSLSYICGGTLVSARTVVSAAHCFHSLAATQFVLFLGRTNLESFSEDGFLTRDVERLIAHPDYKNLPDADIAVLRMTPIGSFNDFIRPICLWTESTQISRVVGLSGTVAGWGSNENGQLVSPIAKKADVEIVSEVDCLRSSAVFSKLVSNRTFCAGNRNGVGPCLGDSGSGLILNRNNRWMLRGIVSFGQTKRGQCNLNEYVVYVDVAQHLNWLEDNI from the exons ATGCAGTCGTATCTGCTGCTAAGTCTTTTATTACTGCCCCGCTTCTCCACTGCTCAATCGCCGGTCGCGTCGCCTTGTGAACAACAATTCAGCTACGTGCGCGAGGGCAATGACTACTTCGGCCAAATAAAATTGGATCGTTTGGAAAGAGGACGCACCGAAATTAAAGTGACATTATCTCAACACAACTTATTAACCTCT AATTACTACGGCACAATCACGCCATATCCGGACGGACAACTGCAAGTGACGAGTGTGCCGGCATTATTTCGCGTGCATTTTCCCAATCCAAAAAATCCACCGCGACTAACAAAACTCAGCATCAATGGCAATGAGATTTGTTCGGGACCAGAGT atGCACCGCCCAGCAGCTGGTTTCAACTCACCTACATCGTGAATGCCTACAGCGGAAGTTTGCGACCACAAGTGGCTACGCCAGCGCCTGCGCCACCAGCACCTGCACCCGCACCTACGCCTAAGCCGGCACCACGTCCCATTCCGACATCCACTTCAGTAGCATCAGCAGCACCTGCACAGCATTCAGCCGCCGCTTCACCACCGAAATTCTCTAATATCTTCCTCACCCAACGCGTACAGCAAAATACCAGTTTTACTTGTGGCACTGAAGGTACTGTCGTTCGTCCATTCTTGCACGGTGGAAGTGAGTTGGTACGCGGCCAATTCCCTTGGATGGCTGCTGTCTACCGCAAGGAGTCAGTGCACAGTTTGTCATATATTTGTGGTGGTACATTGGTGTCGGCGCGCACTGTTGTCTCAGCCGCTCATTGTTTTCATAGCTTGGCAGCCACGCAATTCGTGCTCTTTCTTGGTCGCACCAATTTGGAGAGTTTCAGTGAGGATGGGTTTTTAACGCGTGATGTTGAACGTCTGATTGCCCATCCGGATTATAAAAATTTGCCAGATGCGGATATAGCAGTGTTGCGTATGACACCGATTGGCAG CTTCAACGATTTTATTCGACCCATTTGCCTGTGGACGGAATCAACGCAAATCTCACGTGTGGTCGGCCTATCGGGCACTGTAGCTGGTTGGGGCTCGAATGAGAATGGCCAACTGGTCTCACCGATAGCCAAGAAAGCGGATGTGGAAATTGTGAGCGAAGTGGACTGCCTACGTTCGTCTGCGGTCTTCTCCAAGCTAGTGAGCAATCGAACATTTTGCGCGGGCAATCGCAATGGCGTTGGACCTTGTTTGGGCGATTCGGGTAGCGGCTTGATATTGAACCGCAACAATCGTTGGATGTTGCGTGGCATTGTGTCGTTCGGACAGACCAAACGTGGCCAATGTAATTTGAACGAATATGTGGTGTATGTGGATGTGGCGCAACACTTGAATTGGTTGGAAGATAATATATAA
- the LOC129253433 gene encoding coagulation factor VII-like isoform X1 encodes MLSANIFLCSISMLLSSVTAQLPLPPIACPQFFQYVNDGYAYFGKITLPQVPVGTAEVRAHFTQRGLPTSNYYGRIIPYPDESTVVSNVLNRQPATFRVDFVSPSNPPKLTLLSLDGVELCVSQDYPSPRSWSKLSYRLYTYYTDGNGLTSPNVPISLVPVELGSNGNYPASPQFQPIQPANQYPSLAPPQTVNTYPNTVPTHAFNTQTPPKSTQTTQGPNTPPNTSLASPNLEGICGREGTVIRGFVYGGVEVARGQFPWLTAIYKKDTDALSFKCGGSLVSRRTVISAAHCFRRLRAEQIVLYFGRYDLESYSEDGIESRNVDKLIIHPEYENDKPNADIALLQIEPIDKFSRYIQPICLWSETTESSLIVGRTATVVGWGYEGKRDQDISPLPKMVDVTVVSKQDCLSSSAAFQQLVTDNTICAGNRDGTGPCMGDSGGGLMVQRNGRWVLRGIVSVGQSSRQHCNLYEYVVYCDMAKYVTWVRQNFLD; translated from the exons ATGCTCTCTGCAAACATCTTTCTCTGCAGCATTTCAATGCTACTGAGCTCAGTAACTGCGCAGCTGCCGCTCCCACCGATAGCATGTCCGcaattttttcagtatgtgAACGATGGTTACGCTTACTTTGGCAAGATCACATTGCCGCAAGTACCGGTGGGCACGGCAGAGGTGCGTGCGCACTTCACTCAACGTGGACTGCCAACGTCG aaTTACTATGGCCGCATAATTCCCTATCCGGACGAAAGCACCGTTGTGAGCAATGTTCTAAATCGACAGCCAGCCACCTTTCGAGTGGATTTCGTAAGCCCCTCTAACCCGCCAAAATTAACCCTGCTATCGCTGGATGGTGTTGAGCTATGTGTGAGCCAGGATT ATCCTTCACCAAGATCCTGGTCCAAGCTGTCTTATCGTCTCTACACCTACTACACTGACGGTAATGGCTTAACATCACCGAATGTGCCCATTTCGTTGGTGCCTGTGGAGTTAGGCTCAAATGGAAATTATCCAGCGTCGCCACAATTTCAACCTATTCAACCTGCCAATCAATATCCATCTCTCGCACCACCGCAAACTGTTAACACATACCCCAATACAGTGCCAACTCACGCATTTAACACACAAACACCACCAAAATCTACGCAAACCACACAGGGTCCCAACACACCACCCAATACATCACTAGCGTCACCTAATCTGGAAGGTATTTGCGGCAGAGAGGGCACTGTGATTCGTGGGTTTGTCTATGGTGGCGTCGAGGTGGCGCGTGGCCAGTTCCCCTGGCTAACtgctatatataaaaaagacaCGGACGCCTTGAGTTTCAAGTGTGGTGGTTCGTTGGTTTCGCGTCGCACCGTTATTTCAGCGGCACACTGCTTCAGACGCTTGAGAGCAGAGCAGATTGTGCTCTATTTTGGACGATACGATCTTGAAAGTTACAGCGAGGATGGCATTGAATCACGCAACGTAGACAAACTGATCATACATCCGGAATATGAAAATGATAAGCCTAATGCTGACATTGCACTGCTGCAAATAGAACCTATCGACAA attcTCTCGGTACATACAACCGATTTGCTTGTGGAGTGAAACTACTGAGAGTTCACTAATTGTGGGCAGGACTGCCACAGTTGTTGGTTGGGGTTATGAGGGCAAGAGGGATCAGGACATCTCGCCATTGCCTAAAATGGTTGATGTTACTGTGGTAAGCAAGCAGGATTGTCTGAGTTCATCTGCCGCCTTTCAGCAACTAGTCACAGACAATACGATTTGTGCGGGCAATCGTGATGGCACTGGCCCCTGTATGGGTGACTCTGGTGGCGGTCTGATGGTGCAGCGCAATGGCCGTTGGGTTCTGCGTGGTATAGTATCAGTGGGACAATCTTCGCGGCAGCATTGTAACTTATACGAATACGTTGTTTATTGCGATATGGCGAAGTATGTGACGTGGGTGAGGCAAAATTTTTTGGACTAA